The following are from one region of the Strix uralensis isolate ZFMK-TIS-50842 chromosome 4, bStrUra1, whole genome shotgun sequence genome:
- the POLE2 gene encoding DNA polymerase epsilon subunit 2 isoform X1, with translation MEPERLRGRLGSAFRLRGLLLRADALKYLTEALQSINEVELDDVIENVIDAVEKQPLSSNMIEQSTVEAAVQECSQASDETIENVFNIIGAFDIPRYIYNSERKKFLPLSMTNFPVPNLFGTARDKAELFCERYSILQQRTHRHELFTPSAVVAHPDDSKSKFQLKTIETLLGNTAKVREVIVLGMITQLKEGKFFLEDPTGVVQLDLSKAQFHSGLYTESCFVLAEGWYEDEVFHVNAFGFPPTEPSATTRAFYGNVNFFGGPSSSSVKASAKLKQLEDENEDAMFVFLSDVWLDQAEVLEKLHTMFSGYSSAPPTCFFFCGNFSFAPYGKNQIQSLKGSLKALADIICEYPSIHKSSRFVFVPGPEDPGPGSILPRPPLAENITQEFRQLVPFSVFTTNPCRIQYCTQEIIIFREDLVNKMCRNCVRFPASNMDIPNHFVKTILSQGHLTPLPLYVSPVYWAYDYALRVYPLPDMLVIADKYDPFTVTNTDCLCINPGSFPRSGFSFKVFYPSNKTVEDSKLQGL, from the exons ATGGAGCCGGAGCGGCTGCGGGGCCGCCTGGGCTCCGCGTTCCGCCTGCGCGGGCTCCTGCTGAGGGC GGATGCCCTAAAGTATCTTACTGAAGCTCTTCAGTCCATCAATGAAGTAGAACTTGACGATGTAATTGAAAATGTCATTGATGCAGTTGAAAAACAGCCTT tgtcatCTAATATGATTGAACAATCCACAGTGGAAGCAGCTGTCCAAGAATGTAGCCAGGCATCTGATGAAACTAT agaaaatgttttcaacaTTATTGGAGCCTTCGATATTCCTCGTTATATTtataattcagaaagaaagaagtttCTACC TCTGTCAATGACCAACTTTCCTGTACCAAATTTATTTGGAACTGCCAGAGATAAAGCTGAGTTGTTTTGTGAACGCTACTCCATCTTACAACAG AGGACTCACAGACATGAGTTGTTTACTCCTTCAGCAGTTGTTGCTCATCCTGATGACAGTAAGAGCAAATTCCAG CTTAAAACAATAGAAACTCTGTTGGGCAATACAGCTAAAGTGAGAGAAGTGATTGTGCTTGGGATGATAACTCAGCTTAAGGAG GGGAAATTTTTCCTAGAAGACCCTACAGGAGTTGTCCAGCTAGACCTTAGCAAAGC CCAGTTCCACAGTGGTTTATATACTGAATCATGCTTTGTTTTGGCAGAAG GTTGGTATGAAGATGAAGTTTTTCATGTGAACGCTTTTGGATTTCCGCCTACTGAGCCTTCTGCTACCACTAG AGCCTTCTATGGGAATGTAAACTTCTTTGGAGGGCCTTCTTCATCTTCAGTGAAGGCTTCTGCAAAACTGAAGCAGCTGGAGGATGAAAATGAAGATGCaatgtttgtatttctttctgatgtATGGCTGGACCAAGCAGAAGTACTGGAAAAGCTTCACACAATGTTTTCGG GTTATTCTTCTGCACCTCcaacctgctttttcttttgtggaaATTTTTCATTTGCACCATATGGAAAAAATCAGATTCAGTCACTGAAAG GTTCTTTGAAGGCTCTTGCAGATATTATATGTGAATATCCCAGCATTCATAAAAG TAGTCGATTTGTGTTTGTTCCTGGCCCCGAAGACCCTGGTCCTGGTTCTATTTTACCAAG ACCTCCTCTGGCTGAAAATATTACTCAGGAATTCAGGCAGCTGGTGCCATTTTCAGTTTTCACCACAAATCCTTGCAG GATTCAATATTGCACCCAAGAAATAATTATCTTTCGTGAAGATTTGGTAAACAAAATGTGCAGAAACTGTGTCCGCTTCCCCGCCAGCAACATGGACATTCCCAACCAT TTTGTAAAGACTATATTATCACAAGGACATCTGACGCCACTTCCGCTGTACGTTAGCCCCGTGTACTGGGCCTATGACTACGCCCTGAGGGTCTATCCTCTGCCTGATATGCTCGTCATTGCAGATAAATACGACCCATTCACTGTCACCAACACTGACTGCCTTTGCATAAACCCT gGTTCATTTCCAAGAAGTGGATTTTCATTCAAGGTATTCTACCCCTCCAACAAGACAGTTGAAGACAG CAAGCTTCAGGGTCTCTGA
- the POLE2 gene encoding DNA polymerase epsilon subunit 2 isoform X2 translates to MEPERLRGRLGSAFRLRGLLLRADALKYLTEALQSINEVELDDVIENVIDAVEKQPLSSNMIEQSTVEAAVQECSQASDETIENVFNIIGAFDIPRYIYNSERKKFLPLSMTNFPVPNLFGTARDKAELFCERYSILQQRTHRHELFTPSAVVAHPDDSKSKFQLKTIETLLGNTAKVREVIVLGMITQLKEGKFFLEDPTGVVQLDLSKAQFHSGLYTESCFVLAEGWYEDEVFHVNAFGFPPTEPSATTRAFYGNVNFFGGPSSSSVKASAKLKQLEDENEDAMFVFLSDVWLDQAEVLEKLHTMFSGSLKALADIICEYPSIHKSSRFVFVPGPEDPGPGSILPRPPLAENITQEFRQLVPFSVFTTNPCRIQYCTQEIIIFREDLVNKMCRNCVRFPASNMDIPNHFVKTILSQGHLTPLPLYVSPVYWAYDYALRVYPLPDMLVIADKYDPFTVTNTDCLCINPGSFPRSGFSFKVFYPSNKTVEDSKLQGL, encoded by the exons ATGGAGCCGGAGCGGCTGCGGGGCCGCCTGGGCTCCGCGTTCCGCCTGCGCGGGCTCCTGCTGAGGGC GGATGCCCTAAAGTATCTTACTGAAGCTCTTCAGTCCATCAATGAAGTAGAACTTGACGATGTAATTGAAAATGTCATTGATGCAGTTGAAAAACAGCCTT tgtcatCTAATATGATTGAACAATCCACAGTGGAAGCAGCTGTCCAAGAATGTAGCCAGGCATCTGATGAAACTAT agaaaatgttttcaacaTTATTGGAGCCTTCGATATTCCTCGTTATATTtataattcagaaagaaagaagtttCTACC TCTGTCAATGACCAACTTTCCTGTACCAAATTTATTTGGAACTGCCAGAGATAAAGCTGAGTTGTTTTGTGAACGCTACTCCATCTTACAACAG AGGACTCACAGACATGAGTTGTTTACTCCTTCAGCAGTTGTTGCTCATCCTGATGACAGTAAGAGCAAATTCCAG CTTAAAACAATAGAAACTCTGTTGGGCAATACAGCTAAAGTGAGAGAAGTGATTGTGCTTGGGATGATAACTCAGCTTAAGGAG GGGAAATTTTTCCTAGAAGACCCTACAGGAGTTGTCCAGCTAGACCTTAGCAAAGC CCAGTTCCACAGTGGTTTATATACTGAATCATGCTTTGTTTTGGCAGAAG GTTGGTATGAAGATGAAGTTTTTCATGTGAACGCTTTTGGATTTCCGCCTACTGAGCCTTCTGCTACCACTAG AGCCTTCTATGGGAATGTAAACTTCTTTGGAGGGCCTTCTTCATCTTCAGTGAAGGCTTCTGCAAAACTGAAGCAGCTGGAGGATGAAAATGAAGATGCaatgtttgtatttctttctgatgtATGGCTGGACCAAGCAGAAGTACTGGAAAAGCTTCACACAATGTTTTCGG GTTCTTTGAAGGCTCTTGCAGATATTATATGTGAATATCCCAGCATTCATAAAAG TAGTCGATTTGTGTTTGTTCCTGGCCCCGAAGACCCTGGTCCTGGTTCTATTTTACCAAG ACCTCCTCTGGCTGAAAATATTACTCAGGAATTCAGGCAGCTGGTGCCATTTTCAGTTTTCACCACAAATCCTTGCAG GATTCAATATTGCACCCAAGAAATAATTATCTTTCGTGAAGATTTGGTAAACAAAATGTGCAGAAACTGTGTCCGCTTCCCCGCCAGCAACATGGACATTCCCAACCAT TTTGTAAAGACTATATTATCACAAGGACATCTGACGCCACTTCCGCTGTACGTTAGCCCCGTGTACTGGGCCTATGACTACGCCCTGAGGGTCTATCCTCTGCCTGATATGCTCGTCATTGCAGATAAATACGACCCATTCACTGTCACCAACACTGACTGCCTTTGCATAAACCCT gGTTCATTTCCAAGAAGTGGATTTTCATTCAAGGTATTCTACCCCTCCAACAAGACAGTTGAAGACAG CAAGCTTCAGGGTCTCTGA